Proteins from a genomic interval of Trifolium pratense cultivar HEN17-A07 linkage group LG6, ARS_RC_1.1, whole genome shotgun sequence:
- the LOC123888264 gene encoding calmodulin-interacting protein 111, with protein MPSSNSKHSNSNSSSNKKQSKSNSKSRSQSSFPDAATPPRTTTAAEPQQLTSLIQQASQIFPSFISQSAFIAEITDIDTTNSASKGAKIWLSEPFMVASSLAPGSLVSVSIPSSSKGVAQLHGFPLMSLTNECVKCYGLKTCATLDDNAAGNYFVLATVFPSTKVLKNGVRLSLNLSFAMGCPISGTCVFVHPLQKQSLVYNCKELYLQLAPCKIGAPLKVNLPSSDLSKSRSRAQSENDIVASPTTPSYGSKFSNDSVYSSPIFEDSTSSVTNSNGQSVASFDVSKALGNESSKKLLETCATSWLYSRCMLLGNLVNVPMFSEFCIFQVTGIKKGSTNIPDYCLLNGNSDLNLEDSDMLENVNLAFTVNWETKVFLSLPSYATFEESIRMDLSCLKLDDKDVKPSSDNISKLGGLSKEEMFLKEIIYSSKNDFLPSFDTQNTRGVFLHGPPGTGKTSLVQLCAHDAGVNFFSINGPEIVTQYYGESEKALKDVFDSATQASPAVIFIDEIDAIAPPRKDGVEELSKRLVGTLLKLMDGISINGGLVVIAATNRPDHVDPALRRRGKFDQDIEIGVPSKAQREDILRTILCEIDHSLSETQIEELASTTHGFVGADLVGLRNCANTICLRHSIELKLKKTCIGSLDDITEEPAPTNSATNSSDHSEKRQVTFEDFQKARLEIRPSAMKEVTLEVPKVKWEDIGGQREVKNQLLETLVWPQKHRDAFTRIGTDAPSGVLMYGPPGCSKTLMARAVASEAGLNFLAVKGPELFSKWVGESEKAVRSLFVKARDNAPSVIFFDEIDSLAMNRGRDGDGVSVSDRVMAQLLVQMDGVRSRGDVAVIAATNRPDNIDPALLRPGRFDRQLYVGPPNEKDREEIFSIHLRKTPYDSDVSMKELAQLTDGYTGADISLVCRQAALAALEESFDASVVTMKHFKMAIEQVQPSEIQFYQKFSATFHRGVRSDAVDVNG; from the exons ATGCCTTCTTCCAATTCAAAGCACAGTAACAGCAATAGCAGCAGCAACAAGAAgcaatcaaaatcaaactcaaaatcaaGGTCACAATCGTCATTTCCCGATGCCGCCACTCCACCCCGAACCACCACCGCCGCCGAACCACAACAACTCACTTCTCTCATCCAACaagcttctcaaatcttccCATCCTTCATTTCACAATCCGCTTTCATCGCCGAAATCACCGACATCGATACCACCAATTCAGCTTCCAAAGGCGCTAAAATTTGGCTTTCTGAGCCTTTTATGGTTGCATCTTCTCTTGCTCCCGGTTCACTTGTTTCT GTGTCTATTCCATCTTCAAGTAAAGGGGTTGCGCAATTGCATGGATTTCCTCTCATGTCATTGACTAATGAATGTGTTAAATGCTATGGGTTGAAAACTTGTGCCACATTGGATGATAATGCTGCTGGAAATTACTTTGTTCTTGCAACGGTTTTTCCTTCTACAAAG GTATTGAAGAATGGAGTACGCCTGTCTTTAAATCTTTCCTTTGCGATGGGATGTCCTATTTCGGGCACATGTGTGTTTGTTCACCCATTACAGAAACAATCCTTGGTATATAATTGCAAAGAGTTATATCTTCAATTGGCTCCTTGTAAGATTGGGGCACCATTGAAAGTTAATCTCCCCTCATCGGACTTGTCTAAGTCAAGATCCCGTGCCCAATCTGAGAATGATATTGTTGCATCTCCTACAACACCTTCTTATGGATCAAAGTTTTCGAATGACAGTGTGTATTCTTCCCCCATATTTGAAGATTCAACATCAAGTGTAACCAATTCCAATGGTCAATCGGTGGCTTCATTTGATGTTAGCAAGGCATTAGGAAATGAAAGTTCCAAAAAGTTATTAGAAACATGTGCAACTTCATGGTTATACTCTCGTTGTATGTTGCTAGGGAATCTTGTCAATGTCCCAATGTTTTCTGAGTTTTGCATTTTCCAAGTGACGGGAATTAAAAAGGGGTCAACTAACATACCTGACTATTGTCTATTGAATGGGAACAGTGATTTAAATCTTGAGGATTCTGATATGCTAGAGAATGTGAATCTGGCTTTCACTGTCAATTGGGAAACAAAGGTATTTTTATCTTTGCCTTCATATGCAACATTTGAAGAGTCAATTCGAATGGATTTATCATGTCTGAAACTTGATGACAAGGATGTTAAACCCAGCAGTGATAATATTTCTAAATTAGGTGGTCTATCTAAAGAAGAAATGTTTTTAAAGGAAATAATTTATTCTTCAAAGAACGATTTTTTACCAAG TTTTGATACGCAGAATACCAGAGGTGTCTTTCTTCATGGTCCACCTGGTACGGGAAAGACTTCGCTGGTTCAATTATGTGCTCATGATGCTGGGGTCAATTTTTTCTCAATAAATGGACCTGAAATTGTTACCCAGTACTATGGGGAAAGTGAGAAAGCATTGAAGGATGTTTTTGATTCAGCCACTCAAGCTTCACCTGCCGTG ATATTTATTGATGAAATAGATGCAATTGCCCCTCCAAGGAAAGATGGGGTTGAAGAGCTATCTAAAAGATTGGTTGGAACCTTATTGAAGCTGATGGATGGAATTAGTATAAATGGAGGATTAGTTGTAATTGCTGCTACTAATAGGCCTGACCATGTTGATCCAGCTCTCAGACGACGTGGAAAATTTGACCAGGATATTGAAATTG GTGTGCCATCAAAAGCCCAACGAGAAGATATTTTGCGCACTATTCTCTGTGAAATAGATCACTCTCTTTCTGAGACGCAAATTGAAGAGCTTGCTTCAACAACTCATGGATTTGTAGGTGCTGATTTAGTTGGCCTCCGCAATTGCGCAAATACTATTTGTCTACGACATTCTATCGAACTTAAACTTAAAAAGACTTGCATTGGTAGTTTGGATGACATAACAGAGGAACCCGCTCCGACAAATAGTGCAACAAACTCAAGCGACCATTCAG AAAAGAGACAAGTGACTTTTGAGGATTTTCAAAAGGCTAGGCTCGAAATAAGACCTAGTGCCATGAAAGAG GTGACCCTTGAGGTTCCAAAGGTTAAATGGGAAGATATTGGCGGCCAAAGGGAAGTCAAAAACCAATTATTGGAAACACTAGTATGGCCCCAAAAGCACCGGGATGCATTCACCCGTATTGGAACTGATGCTCCATCAGGTGTATTGATGTATGGGCCTCCAGGTTGTAGCAAAACCCTAATGGCACGTGCAGTTGCTTCTGAAGCAGGACTGAACTTTCTAGCAGTCAAGGGTCCTGAACTCTTCAGCAAATGGGTTGGCGAATCTGAGAAGGCTGTCAGATCATTGTTTGTTAAAGCAAGGGACAATGCCCCATCAGTAATATTTTTCGATGAAATAGATAGTCTTGCTATGAATCGTGGGAGAGATGGTGATGGTGTTTCCGTGTCTGATAGGGTCATGGCTCAACTCCTTGTTCAAATGGATG GTGTGCGTAGCAGAGGTGATGTTGCTGTTATAGCTGCTACAAATAGGCCAGACAATATTGATCCTGCTCTTTTAAGACCAG GACGATTTGACCGTCAGCTATATGTTGGACCTCCAAATGAGAAGGACCGAGAAGAGATCTTTAGCATTCATTTGCGCAAAACTCCATATGATTCTGATGTTAGCATGAAAGAACTGGCTCAACTGACAGATGGTTATACTGGGGCTGATATATCACTTGTATGTCGACAAGCAGCTCTTGCAGCATTGGAG GAAAGCTTTGATGCTTCTGTTGTAACAATGAAGCACTTTAAGATGGCAATCGAACAAGTTCAGCCCTCTGAAATTCAGTTCTATCAAAAATTCTCAGCAACATTTCATAGGGGCGTGCGCTCTGATGCGGTCGACGTAAATGGTTAA